One Tachyglossus aculeatus isolate mTacAcu1 chromosome 18, mTacAcu1.pri, whole genome shotgun sequence DNA segment encodes these proteins:
- the WDR4 gene encoding tRNA (guanine-N(7)-)-methyltransferase non-catalytic subunit WDR4 — protein sequence MAGRAALDCGTRALAVTGRSRLVAARRGACSEDVSFFVYDCSTAEKKPPEDKGEDEQPVDKGSDNILASTFSKSGNYFALTDDNKRLILFRTQPSWECLSVRAVVRRCTSLTFTASEEKILVADKSGDVYSFSVTEPHGGGKLELGHLSMLLDVAVSPDDQYILTADRDEKIRVSLFSAPHNIESFCLGHTEFVSRIFVVPNCPDLLLSTSGDCSLRLWEYKSGRELQCCFLNSLSKPEAAQSEKKFAGSRITYCCQENYIAILGDSIPAVFIFQLDAATQQLNFKKHLTFSHRVWDIAFEETQGLWILQDCREAALLLYRPHNGEWQPASENEVLKKISRNLHDNWTMFEGYAELEGSFKNLYKATFDNMATYLKKKEERLQQQLERKKTKRNPHPGANGQTKKMKTGDAS from the exons ATGGCGGGGCGCGCGGCGCTGGACTGCGGCACGCGGGCGCTGGCCGTGACCGGCCGGAGCCGCTTGGTGGCCGCGCGCCGCGGGGCCTGCAG TGAGGACGTCAGCTTCTTTGTCTACGACTGCAGCACTGCCGAGAAGAAGCCACCAGAGGATAAAGG TGAGGATGAACAGCCTGTGGATAAAGGAAGTGACAACATCCTTGCATCTACGTTTTCCAAATCAGGCAACTACTTCGCTCTGACTGATGACAACAAGCGTCTGATTCTTTTCCGTACACAACCTTCTTGGGAATGCCTGAGCGTCAG GGCTGTAGTGAGGAGATGTACCTCGCTGACCTTTACAGCTTCGGAAGAGAAGATTCTCGTGGCGGACAAGTCTGGGGATGTGTATTCGTTTTCGGTAACGGAACCACACGGCGGTGGAAAACTTGAACTTGGCCACCTGTCTATGCTGTTGGATGTG GCCGTGAGTCCTGATGACCAGTACATTCTCACAGCCGACCGAGACGAGAAGATCCGGGTCAGTTTGTTCTCAGCTCCTCACAATATCGAGTCCTTCTGCCTTGGACACACAGA GTTCGTGAGCAGAATATTTGTGGTGCCAAACTGTCCAGAtctgcttttatccacctcaggg GATTGTTCCCTGAGACTCTGGGAATACAAAAGTGGAAGAGAACTGCAGTGTTGTTTTCTGAACAGCTTGAGTAAGCCTGAGGCGGCCCAAAGTGAGAAG AAATTTGCTGGGTCACGGATAACTTACTGTTGTCAAGAAAACTACATCGCCATTTTGGGTGACAG CATTCCTGCAGTCTTCATCTTTCAGCTTGATGCTGCCACCCAGCAGCTGAATTTCAAAAAGCACCTCACCTTCAGCCACAGAGTGTGGGACATCGCGTTTGAGGAGACCCAGGGGCTGTGGATactacaagactgcagagaagcagcactctTACTGTACCGGCCCCACAACGGGGAGTGGCAG CCTGCTTCCGAAAACGAAGTATTGAAGAAAATCTCCAGGAATCTGCATGACAACTGGACCATGTTCGAGG GATATGCCGAGTTGGAAGGCAGCTTCAAGAACCTCTACAAGGCCACGTTCGACAACATGGCCACATActtgaagaagaaagaggagagactcCAGCAGCAGCTGGAGAGAAAGAAGACAAAGAGGAATCCACATCCCGGGGCAAATGGACAAACAAAAAAGATGAAAACGGGAGATGCATCATGA